Proteins from one Impatiens glandulifera chromosome 2, dImpGla2.1, whole genome shotgun sequence genomic window:
- the LOC124923842 gene encoding nucleolin 2-like: MGKSSKKSTKVDAVAVAVSSPIKSSKKGKREAEDAIEKKQSAKKQKIDVEPVKVVKKKIVKKADTSSSDDSSSESEDEKVKKAAKKTKAVAKPPVKESSSDDSSSEDDAPPKKVEPIKKSVAKKVESSSSSSDDSSDEEEPKVVAASKKAPIPAPKKVASKKADSSSDDSDSDDSSSDEDEKKKPAAPAKKPAAAPVKKPAKAKDSSDSSSDSSSDEDDKKVSAPAKNGSAVAKKESSSDSSDDSDSDSDTPAAKAVTKKATKEESSSDSDDSSSDEEEAKPNLKAAKDAKKSDSSDEEESSDEDEPAKTPKKTLKSGDVDMKDAQTPKSETKQAPQTPATPQDGSKTLFVGNLSYSVEQTDIEAFFKVAGEVVSVRFASDAEGNFRGFGHVEFSSHEEAKKALELNGQPLVGRNVKLDLARERGAAYTPASGNERSFQKGGGEQGNTIFVRGFDASTGEAQVRSALEEHFGTCGEITRCHIPKDYDTNEVKGIAYMDFADKESFNKALEFNGESLGGYSLTVEEARPRDRDGGGGGRGGGGFSGGRSGGRGGRDGGGRFGSGRGGGGRFGGGGRDSGGRFGGGRGGGGRFGSGGRGGRSAKPNLAAPGTGKKTTFGDD, from the exons ATGGGGAAGTCTTCAAAGAAGTCCACTAAGGTTGATGCCGTTGCGGTTGCTGTGTCTTCTCCGATCAAATCTTCGAAGAAAGGTAAAAGAGAAGCCGAAGATGCGATAGAAAAGAAACAGAGCGCCAAGAAGCAGAAGATAGACGTTGAGCCTGTGAAGGTTGTTAAGAAGAAGATTGTCAAGAAAGCGGATACAAGTAGCTCCGATGACTCTTCTTCAGAGTCTGAAGATGAAAAG GTTAAAAAAGCAGCAAAGAAAACAAAGGCGGTAGCAAAGCCACCTGTCAAAGAGTCCAGTAGTGACGATTCGTCCTCTGAAGATGATGCACCTCCCAAAAAGGTGGAACCCATCAAGAAATCTGTTGCCAAAAAAGTTGAATCTAGCAGTTCATCCTCTGATGATTCTTCAGACGAAGAAGAACCCAAGGTTGTAGCTGCTTCAAAGAAGGCTCCTATTCCAGCACCGAAGAAGGTGGCTTCAAAGAAAGCTGATTCCAGCAGTGATGATTCCGATTCAGATGATAGCAGTTCTGATGAAGAT GAGAAGAAAAAGCCAGCTGCTCCAGCTAAGAAGCCTGCAGCTGCTCCAGTTAAGAAGCCTGCAAAGGCAAAGGATTCTTCTGACTCTAGCTCTGACAGCTCTTCAGATGAAGAT GATAAGAAAGTGTCTGCTCCTGCTAAAAATGGATCTGCTGTAGCCAAAAAGGAGTCATCAAGTGATAGTTCTGATGATTCAGACTCTGATTCTGATACCCCTGCAGCGAAAGCTGTAACCAAGAAAGCAACCAAGGAAGAGTCATCTAGTGACAGTGATGATAGTAGCTCtgatgaagaagaagcaaaACCCAATTTGAAGGCAGCTAAAGACGCAAAAAAGAGTGATTCATCTGATGAAGAAGAATCTAGTGATGAAGATGAACCTGCTAAAACTCCAAAGAAGACCTTGAAGAGTGGTGATGTTGATATGAAAGATGCTCAAACACCAAAATCAGAAACAAAGCAAGCTCCCCAGACCCCTGCTACTCCACAAGATGGATCAAAGACTCTATTTGTTGGGAACCTGTCTTACTCTGTGGAACAGACAGATATTGAGGCTTTCTTTAAAGTTGCTGGAGAAGTAGTGTCTGTACGTTTTGCATCTGATGCTGAGGGAAACTTTAGAGGTTTTGGTCATGTTGAGTTTTCTTCTCATGAAGAGGCAAAGAAGGCATTGGAGTTGAATGGTCAACCATTAGTTGGACGCAATGTCAAACTTGATTTGGCCAGAGAGAGAGGTGCTGCTTACACACCAGCTAGCGG TAATGAGAGGAGCTTTCAGAAGGGAGGTGGTGAACAGGGAAATACCATATTTGTTCGTGGATTTGATGCTAGTACTGGTGAAGCTCAAGTGAGAAGTGCACTTGAGGAACATTTTGGTACCTGTGGAGAGATCACAAGGTGCCATATCCCCAAGGACTATGATACCAATGAGGTCAAAGG GATTGCATACATGGATTTTGCTGATAAAGAAAGCTTCAACAAGGCATTAGAATTCAATGGAGAGTCACTTGGAGGTTATAGTTTAACTGTTGAAGAGGCTAGGCCAAGGGATCGTGATGGTGGAGGCGGTGGAAGAGGTGGTGGTGGATTCAGTGGCGGTAGAAGTGGTGGCCGAGGTGGCAGAGATGGAGGTGGTAGGTTTGGTAGTGGCCGAGGTGGTGGTGGTAGGTTTGGTGGCGGTGGCAGAGATAGCGGTGGTAGGTTTGGTGGTGGCAGAGGTGGCGGTGGTAGGTTTGGGAGCGGTGGTCGTGGTGGTAGAAGTGCTAAACCCAATTTGGCTGCTCCTGGAACAGGCAAGAAGACAACATTTGGTGATGATTAG
- the LOC124926036 gene encoding ras-related protein Rab7-like, which produces MSLRRRILLKVIVLGDSGVGKTSLMNQYVHKKFSQQYKATIGADFVTKELQIDDKLVTLQIWDTAGQERFQSLGVAFYRGSDCCVLVYDVNVMKSFDTLDNWHDEFLKQANPSDTKKFPFMLLGNKIDIDGGNSRVVSEKKAKDWCASNGNIPYFETSAKEDINIDAALLAIAKLALANEHEQDIYFNGPSEAVTETEQRGGCSC; this is translated from the exons ATGTCCTTGCGAAGGAGGATCTTGCTCAAGGTCATCGTCCTCGGCGACAGCGg GGTTGGTAAGACGTCATTGATGAATCA ATATGTACACAAAAAGTTCAGTCAACAGTACAAAGCTACAATCGGTGCTGATTTCGTTACTAAAGAGTTGCAGATAGATGATAAGCTTGTTACATTACAA ATATGGGACACGGCTGGACAGGAGAGGTTCCAGAGTCTTGGGGTGGCGTTTTATCGAGGATCGGATTGTTGTGTTCTTGTGTATGATGTTAATGTTATGAAGTCTTTTGATACTCTTGATAATTGGCATGACGAATTTCTCAAACAG GCCAATCCATCTGATACAAAGAAATTTCCATTCATGTTACTGGGAAACAAGATTGACATTGATGGAGGAAATAGTCGTGTG GTTTCTGAGAAGAAAGCAAAGGATTGGTGTGCCTCAAATGGTAACATTCCTTACTTTGAGACTTCTGCAAAAGAGGATATCAATATCGATGCTGCCCTTTTGGCTATTGCTAAATTAGCTTTAGCCAATGAACATGAACAAGACAT ATATTTCAATGGTCCCTCGGAGGCAGTTACAGAAACAGAGCAACGAGGCGGTTGTTCGTGCTGA
- the LOC124924091 gene encoding cellulose synthase A catalytic subunit 2 [UDP-forming]-like, translating to METKGRLIAGSHNRNEFVLINADEIGKVTSVKELSGQICMICGDEIEVTADGEPFVACNECALPICRPCYEYERREGNQSCPQCKTRFKRIKGSPRVEGDEEEDEFDDLENEFEDSRHVSEAVFSARLHTGRGPNSYATEADAASLNPGIPLLTYGEEDAGISPDKHALIIPPFRGRRVHPVSFPDSSMSSLPPRPMDPKKDLAVYGYGSVAWKDRMEEWRKRQNEKLQMVKHEGNGDDELDDPDLPMMDEGRQPLSRKLPVPSSKISPYRMVILMRLVIVGLFFHYRILHPVNNAYGLWLTSIICEIWFAVSWIFDQFPKWVPIMRETYLDRLSLRYEKEGKPSQLAPIDVYVSTVDPMKEPPLITANTVLSILAVDYPVDKVACYVSDDGAAMLTFEALSETAEFARRWVPFCKKFNIEPRAPEWYFALKVDYLKDKVHPEFVGERRSMKREYEEFKVKINGLVATSQKVPEDGWTMQDGTPWPGNNVRDHPGMIQVFLGQNGVRDDDGNELPKLIYVSREKRPGFDHHKKAGAMNALMRVSAVISNAPYMLNVDCDHYINNSKALREAMCFMMDPTSGKKICYVQFPQRFDGIDRHDRYSNRNVVFFDINMKGLDGIQGPIYVGTGCVFRRQALYGYDAPKKKKVQAKTCNCFPTWCTSCCSGLRKKIKKTGKSKESKKTTKNKEGSTQIHALENIEGINDEKSSLVPVKFQKKFGQSSVFIASTLLEDGGVPPGTTSADLLREAIHVISCGYEDKTEWGKEVGWIYGSVTEDILTGFKMHCHGWRSVYCMPKRPAFKGSAPINLSDRLHQVLRWALGSVEILLSRHCPIWYGYGCGLKALERFSYINSVVYPLTSIPLLVYCTLPAICLLTGKFIVPEISNYASILFMALFISIAVTSILEMRWGGVGIDDWWRNEQFWVIGGVSSHLFALFQGLLKVLAGVNTNFTVTTKAGDDGQFSELYIFKWTSLLIPPMTLLVINIIGVIVGVSDAINNGYESWGPLFGRLFFALWVIVHLYPFLKGWMGKQDRLPTIIVVWSILLASILTLLWVRINPFVSRDGLVLEVCGLNCD from the exons ATGGAAACTAAAGGACGACTCATTGCTGGTTCACATAACCGGAATGAGTTCGTTCTTATCAATGCTGATGAGATTGGAAAA GTAACTTCCGTTAAGGAACTGAGTGGACAGATTTGTATGATATGTGGAGATGAGATAGAAGTGACAGCAGATGGGGAGCCTTTCGTTGCTTGTAACGAATGTGCATTACCAATTTGTAGACCTTGCTATGAATACGAAAGAAGAGAAGGAAATCAATCTTGCCCACAATGTAAAACCAGATTCAAGCGCATCAAGG GGAGTCCAAGAGTGGAAGgtgatgaggaagaagatgaatttGATGATCTAGAAAATGAATTTGAAGATTCTAGACATGTTTCCGAGGCAGTTTTTTCTGCTCGGCTTCATACGGGTCGTGGTCCAAACAGTTATGCTACTGAGGCTGATGCAGCCTCTCTCAATCCAGGGATCCCTCTTCTAACCTATGGCGAAGAG GATGCTGGGATTTCACCTGATAAACATGCTCTTATTATCCCACCTTTTCGTGGAAGGCGAGTTCATCCTGTTTCATTTCCCGATTCATCGATGTCTTCTC TTCCCCCTCGGCCAATGGATCCTAAGAAGGATTTGGCGGtttatggatatggaagtgttgcTTGGAAGGATAGAATGGAAGAATGGAGGAAGAGGCAAAATGAGAAACTTCAGATGGTTAAACATGAAGGAAATGGTGACGATGAGCTTGATGATCCCGATTTGCCTAT GATGGATGAAGGAAGGCAACCACTCTCGAGGAAATTACCTGTTCCTTCGAGCAAGATCAGCCCATACAGAATGGTCATTTTAATGCGGCTGGTTATTGTTGGGTTGTTTTTCCATTACCGTATTCTCCATCCAGTCAACAATGCATACGGGTTGTGGCTGACTTCAATTATTTGTGAAATATGGTTTGCTGTTTCTTGGATATTCGATCAGTTTCCAAAATGGGTTCCTATTATGCGAGAAACGTACCTAGATCGACTCTCACTCAG GTATGAAAAGGAAGGGAAACCGTCTCAATTAGCTCCAATTGACGTGTATGTGAGTACTGTTGATCCAATGAAAGAGCCGCCTCTTATCACAGCGAATACGGTTCTTTCCATCTTGGCAGTTGATTATCCGGTTGATAAAGTAGCTTGCTATGTATCAGATGATGGTGCAGCCATGCTTACTTTTGAAGCTCTTTCGGAAACAGCTGAATTTGCAAGGAGGTGGGTTCCTTTTTGCAAGAAGTTTAATATTGAACCTCGAGCTCCTGAGTGGTATTTTGCTCTGAAAGTTGACTACCTTAAAGATAAAGTTCATCCGGAATTTGTTGGGGAGCGACGATCAATGAAG aGAGAATACGAGGAGTTTAAAGTGAAAATCAATGGCTTGGTTGCAACCTCTCAGAAGGTTCCGGAAGATGGTTGGACGATGCAGGATGGAACTCCGTGGCCAGGGAACAATGTTCGGGATCACCCTGGAATGATTCAG GTTTTTCTGGGTCAAAACGGTGTTCGTGATGATGATGGCAATGAATTACCCAAACTCATTTACGTTTCTCGTGAAAAGAGGCCTGGATTCGACCACCACAAAAAAGCCGGGGCCATGAATGCACTT ATGCGAGTCTCTGCAGTCATTTCAAATGCTCCTTACATGCTGAATGTTGATTGTGATCACTATATAAACAACAGCAAAGCCTTAAGGGAAGCTATGTGTTTCATGATGGACCCGACTTCGGGAAAGAAAATCTGCTACGTTCAGTTCCCTCAAAGATTCGATGGGATTGATCGTCACGATCGATACTCAAATCGAAATGTTGTCTTCTTTGAT ATTAACATGAAAGGTTTAGATGGGATTCAAGGGCCCATTTATGTCGGAACTGGTTGTGTCTTCAGAAGACAAGCCCTTTATGGTTATGACGCtccgaagaagaagaaagttcaGGCAAAGACATGTAACTGTTTCCCAACTTGGTGTACTAGCTGCTGTTCTGGACTTAGAAAGAAGATTAAGAAAACGGGAAAATCAAAGGAGTCGAAGAAAACGACTAAGAACAAGGAAGGTTCAACACAAATTCACGCTCTTGAAAATATTGAAG GAATCAATGACGAGAAATCATCACTTGTGCCTGTGAAATTCCAGAAGAAATTCGGACAATCATCTGTTTTCATAGCTTCCACACTTTTGGAAGATGGCGGAGTTCCACCAGGGACAACTTCTGCAGATCTCTTGAGAGAAGCAATACACGTAATCAGTTGTGGTTACGAGGATAAAACCGAATGGGGAAAAGAg GTGGGATGGATATACGGGTCAGTTACTGAGGATATTTTAACCGGATTCAAGATGCATTGTCACGGTTGGCGGTCAGTTTACTGCATGCCTAAACGGCCTGCATTTAAAGGTTCAGCTCCTATAAATCTTTCAGATCGTCTTCATCAGGTTCTTCGATGGGCGCTTGGGTCTGTTGAGATTTTGTTGAGTAGGCATTGCCCGATTTGGTACGGGTATGGATGCGGGCTGAAAGCGCTCGAGCGATTTTCGTATATCAATTCAGTTGTGTATCCTTTGACATCGATTCCGTTGCTAGTTTATTGTACCTTACCGGCTATCTGTCTCCTCACTGGAAAGTTCATCGTTCCTGAG ATTAGCAACTATGCAAGTATTCTGTTCATGGCGCTTTTCATATCGATTGCTGTAACAAGTATATTGGAGATGCGATGGGGAGGTGTCGGAATCGACGACTGGTGGAGAAACGAGCAGTTCTGGGTTATTGGTGGTGTCTCTTCTCACCTTTTCGCACTCTTCCAAGGTCTACTAAAAGTTTTAGCCGGAGTGAACACCAATTTCACTGTCACAACAAAAGCAGGAGACGACGGTCAGTTCTCAGAACTCTACATCTTTAAATGGACCTCTCTTTTGATTCCACCAATGACTCTACTGGTCATAAACATTATCGGTGTCATCGTCGGCGTCTCTGACGCGATAAACAATGGGTATGAATCGTGGGGACCTCTTTTCGGTAGGCTGTTCTTCGCTTTGTGGGTGATAGTTCATTTATACCCCTTCTTGAAAGGGTGGATGGGGAAACAGGACCGGCTTCCTACTATAATTGTGGTTTGGTCGATTCTATTGGCGTCAATTTTAACGTTGTTGTGGGTTAGGATTAACCCGTTTGTGTCTAGAGATGGTCTTGTTCTTGAAGTTTGCGGGTTGAACTGTGACTGA
- the LOC124926240 gene encoding pentatricopeptide repeat-containing protein At1g34160 has translation MASIDFLLQKCKSLSHYKQLQAHLIITGLFRLYTYRSNLLNTCATSASGNLHYAVAIFRKIPLPTTNDWNAIIRGFAHSEKPTNAISLYLDLSRAPQNPDALTCSFALKACARSLARVEATQIHSHLIRFGFELDFLLQTTLLDVYAKTGDLDSARKVFDEMRVKDIVSWNALISGFAQGNRPNEALNLFKRMGLLNMKANDVTVLGALSACSQLGAAKEGEKVYEYIKKQKLDSNTQVCNSVIDMFAKCGSIDKAYHVFKSMPSTKCSITWNTMIMAFAIHGNGFQAIELFELMDREFFRDNITYLAVLSACNHSGLVDFGLNLFNSMKTIGIEPNIKHYGCVVDLLGRAGRLNEAFEIVNSMPIPSDIVLWQTILGACKTYSNVDLAEEASKRLLEMNSKNCGDYVLLSNVYAGQERWGDVGRVRESMKNKDIRKVPGFSYIEVNGTIHKFINGDRVHREWKEIYGKMEEVRNRIREHGYEPEIKYVLHDIGYEEKENALCYHSEKLAVVYGLISTIEGSEIQVIKNLRICGDCHVVIKLISRVYERVIVVRDRTRFHRFKDGACSCKDYW, from the coding sequence ATGGCTTCCATCGATTTTCTATTACAAAAATGTAAATCCCTCTCTCACTATAAGCAGCTTCAAGCTCATCTCATAATCACCGGTCTCTTCCGTCTCTACACCTACCGATCCAATCTCCTCAACACCTGTGCCACCTCCGCCTCCGGCAACCTACATTACGCCGTCGCCATCTTCCGTAAGATCCCATTACCAACAACCAACGATTGGAACGCCATCATCCGTGGATTCGCTCATAGCGAAAAACCCACAAATGCAATCTCTCTTTACCTCGATTTATCCCGCGCCCCCCAAAACCCAGACGCTTTAACTTGTTCCTTCGCGCTTAAAGCCTGCGCTCGTTCCTTAGCTCGTGTAGAAGCTACCCAGATTCATTCTCATCTTATAAGGTTCGGATTCGAACTTGATTTCTTATTGCAGACAACTTTGCTTGATGTATATGCTAAAACAGGGGATCTTGATTCCGCGCGTAAGGTGTTCGATGAAATGCGTGTCAAGGATATTGTAAGTTGGAATGCATTAATTTCTGGGTTTGCTCAAGGAAATCGACCTAATGAAGCTCTGAATCTCTTTAAGAGAATGGGATTATTGAATATGAAAGCTAATGATGTTACTGTTCTTGGAGCTCTCTCTGCTTGTTCACAATTAGGTGCAGCAAAAGAAGGCGAAAAGGTATATGAATACATCAAGAAACAGAAGCTGGATTCAAATACCCAAGTTTGCAATTCCGTTATCGATATGTTTGCGAAATGCGGTTCTATCGATAAAGCATATCACGTTTTCAAAAGCATGCCCTCCACGAAATGTTCAATTACATGGAACACAATGATCATGGCTTTTGCTATTCATGGAAACGGGTTTCAAGCAATCGAGCTCTTCGAGTTGATGGATCGAGAATTCTTTAGAGATAACATTACTTATCTTGCGGTTCTATCTGCTTGTAATCATTCAGGGCTTGTAGATTTCGGATTGAATTTGTTTAATTCAATGAAAACAATCGGAATTGAACCTAACATCAAGCATTACGGCTGCGTAGTTGATTTGCTAGGCAGGGCTGGACGGTTAAATGAAGCTTTTGAAATAGTAAACTCAATGCCAATACCATCTGACATAGTTCTCTGGCAGACGATTCTCGGAGCCTGCAAGACTTACTCGAATGTGGATTTAGCCGAGGAAGCTTCTAAAAGGCTTCTAGAAATGAATTCGAAAAATTGTGGGGATTATGTTTTGCTTTCGAATGTTTACGCAGGTCAAGAAAGATGGGGAGATGTCGGGAGAGTTAGAGAATCGATGAAGAACAAAGATATAAGGAAAGTACCTGGTTTCAGTTATATCGAGGTTAATGGGACGATACATAAGTTTATAAACGGAGATCGAGTTCATCGAGAATGGAAGGAGATTTATGGGAAGATGGAGGAAGTTAGAAATAGGATTAGGGAACATGGGTATGAACCGGAGATTAAGTATGTTTTGCATGATATTGGATATGAGGAAAAAGAGAATGCTTTGTGTTATCATAGTGAAAAGTTGGCTGTGGTTTATGGTCTGATTAGTACTATAGAAGGGAGTGAAATTCAGGTGATTAAGAATCTTAGGATTTGTGGAGATTGTCATGTTGTTATTAAGCTTATTTCTAGGGTTTATGAAAGAGTTATTGTTGTTAGGGATCGAACTCGATTTCATAGGTTTAAGGATGGAGCTTGTTCTTGTAAAGATTATTGGTAG